The nucleotide window AAAACAGAGTGTTTCGAGAAGGGGTGGTAAAATGTATCGCTGTTCCGTATGCGGGTACATCCACGACGGTGACCACAGTCCCCATGTCTGCCCGAAATGTGGCGTTGCCTCTGACATGTTCCACGAAATCGACGAACCGACAAAGGCGTTAATTCTTCGTTCTCGGAAAACGAATGAACTGCATTTAAATGTGATGGCACAATTGACCAGCATCATGGAGCTTGTCCGTCAAGGTATTGATGACGATCTGGACGCCAATTGCGTGAAAATCTTTAGCCGGGTACATAGTAACGCCCATGAATCGATCCAATCGATCAAAGCCGAATTGCAGGCCCATATGAATCGCAGCAAATGGGGATAACACCATAAAAAAAGCACCCCGAAAAAGGGTGCTTTTTTTATGCCTATTTTTGAATTGGTCATGCTTCTCTTGCGGTAAGCAGCTTGTTTAATACCGTTTCCAGTTCATTCTTTAAAAGCGGTTTCTCTAAAAAGGCTTTGATCCCCAAGCTGTTTGCTCGCATTTCGTTTACAGAATAGCTAAATCCAGTGCATAATACGATGGGTACGTCGGGCCGGATTTTTAATAATTCACAAGACAGCTTATCACCTGTAATATCCGGCATCGTCTGATCCGTAACGACCGCATCATACTTGTATGGGTCAATGCGGAATAACTGTAATGCCTCGCGAGCGCTCGTTGTAGGAGTTACCGCATAGCCCAACGTTTCGAGCATTTTTACGCCATAGTCAACGATCAACTCTTCGTCATCAACAAACAGCACGGCGCCTTTTTTCTTCTTACCGGCGATTTCGCGTTCATACTCTGAAACGCTCATAACCCCATCAAGTCTGTTATTCCCACTTACACGCGGAAAAAACACATGAAAGGAGGCGCCCAGTCCATGATGGCTCTCCACCGTAATCGCGCCGCCATGTTCCGCCACAATACCGTGAACGACAGCGAGTCCCATTCCACTCCCTTCACCGGAGCGCTTTGTCGTAAAAAAGGGATCAAAAATACGTTCTTTTATCGTATGATCGATGCCGCTCCCAGTATCACTGATGCTTAGTTTCACATACTCCCCGGGCGGTACTTCGATTCGGCTTGCGTCGTTGTGTCTATGTTCGATAATTTGAAGCGCAATGGTCAGTTCTCCGCCTTGCTTACGCATCGCATGTTCTGCATTCGCACATAGATTCACGATCAGTTGGTGAATCTGTACCGGGTCGACCCACACAAAGTCATCGCCGGATTGATCGAGTTTGATGCGAACACTGATGTTCGTTGGCAATATCATCCGGACAAACTCCATGGTTTCTTTCACCATGTTCGATAACCGCACCAATTCTCGTTTGGCATCAGTTTGACGGCTGAAGGTTAACATGCGCTGGATTAAGTCTTTCGCGCGCAAACAGGTGGCCATGATCTTTTTATTGTTATCATGGAGTACGGTGCCGGCAGGAACCATTTCGAGATTCAATTCCGTAAATCCCGTGATAATGGCCAACATATTGTTGAATTCATGGGCAATCCCACCCGTTAAGGTCCCAACCGCCTCCATTTTTTGGTATCTGCGCAGTCTTTCCTCATTGTTTCTCTGATCGGTTATATCACGGATCGACAGTACGACCGCATCCCCATCGGGGATTAACCGCCCTTCTCTTTGACAATGCTTTTCGCCAACAAAAATATCGTAGTGCAACAATATAGGTTTTCCCTTAGTAATCGCTTCATCAAATATTTCTTTATGGTTCGTCATCTTGAAATCTTCCAGGATTTTTAAATAATGCTTCCCCTTGCAATAATTTTCCGTTAACATTGTTGGAAAGCCTTCTGGTATTTTGCAGTCTGCTACGATTCCATTTCGATGGATCAGCATAAATAAGTCAGGAAGAACATTGATGATCGCACGCTGTTTTTTCTCGCTTAATCGGTTTTCTTCCTCCATTCGTTTTACTCTGTTTAACTCCACTTGTAACCGTTCGTATAAGCAAGCGTTATTCACCGCGATTGAAGACAGCCTTCCTACCCCTTCGAGCCACTCCATCTCTTCCCTGCCAATTCGTTCCCCCTCAGTAACAAAGGATATGCCGATGAGCCCGATCAGTTGTTTGTTAAAGTGGAGGGGAATCAACGCGTATGACTTTACCCATGACACATCTGGATGTTCTGAATGGGTCGGGATAGAAGGTCTTTGACAGTACTTGATCTCTCCTTTTTCTAATTCATCGTCAAGCAAGGGATGGCCCAATGGCAATCCGATATGCTGTGTATGGCTTCCAATCGCATGGGCAATGATATATTCTTGTCTGGTCGGCTCCCACAAAGCGATAAAGCCATGATCCGTATCGATAAATCGAGTGACTTTATCCAAAATAGCTACATATCGTTCTTTCAAGCTTACATTCGCCATGATATCTATCGCCGTATCGTGCAATAACTGCAGGTACTTGTTTTGTTCGCTAATTTTATCTTCTTTCAGCATGCAATTCGTTATGTCATGGAATAGACAGATGGCTTTATTGTGTTGAAATAACACGATGTAAACTTTATACGTCAGGTCTTTATCCGTAGTAACTAAAGTCGATTCAAAAAAGTCACTTCTTTTCGTTGTTATCACATTCTCAATCACAGCCAGCAAATCATTGGCTATTTTGTCGGGGAATAGATCTTGAATTTTTTCCCTTGACAAAAAGGGGATGTTCCCCTCTTGGACGTCATGGGGGATCCGTTCAATCACGTGGCCTTCTTTATCTACGATAAGGCAATGATCTCCTAGGGAATGAAGGATTTGATAGAGCACTTTCTTGTGCTCTTTCGGTTTCCTTTTTAAAACTATCGTCCTCATTCTTTCATCGTCCTCATATCATCATAACCGGTACTTTCCCTTATTAATTCTACCTATATGTTATATCCTTTTTATAGAAGTGTCAATCTTCCTTTTTTAATATATGCAAAAACCACCCTGCCTTCAAGGTGGTTTTCGTCTGTTTGTAAAAAATTTTTGGTGATGACCTTCGCTGCCCTTTTGGGGTTTCATTCCTTTCTTGAACCTTCATGGAGAACCCGTTGAATCGCATTTTCCAGTTCCGATTTCAACAGCGGTTTCGTCAATTGTTCCTTAATTCCCCTGATCTGAGCCGTTTGTTCAATGTTTGTGGCATAGAGATAGCCGGTGCACATGATAAAGGGCATTTGGGGAACGATCTTTAAGGCTTCTCTGACGAATACATCCCCCGTCATTCCGGGCATTGCCTGATCCGTTATGACAAGGTCAAACTGATTTGGTGATAATCGTATCAACTCAAGCGCTTCTATGGCATCGAAACAGGTCACGACACTGTATCCCATACTCTCCAACAATTGTTTGTGCAAATCGACGAGCATCGGTTCGTCATCGACGAAAAGAATGGTGATCTTTTTCGAGGATTCCGTACTCATACAGTCATTTTCCACCCTTTTCTCCTGTTTACCGTCCTCTGTGTTTGAAACAGCAGGGATGTAAATCGAAAAATGCGTGCCCTTTCCGATTTCCGCCTCCACTGTAATGGCGCCACCGTGTTCCAATACGATCCCATGGACGACAGACAACCCCAGTCCGCTTCCTTCCCCAGCTTGTTTCGTCGTAAAAAAGGGATCGAACACCCTTTCTTTCACCCATCTGTCCATACCGATTCCGTCGTCCTTTACGGAAAGAGAAAAGTAATTACCCGGTTTGATATGCAATCCTTCTGAAAGGATCTCGTCTACCGTCGCCTGCGAGAGACCTATCTCCAACAGACCGCCTCGAGAACGCATGGCGTACTCGGCATTGCTGCACAGGTTTACCATTAATTGTTGAATTTGTACTGGGTCGACATAAGCTCGCGCCTCTGCGGGCAGTTGATTGGTTACCTTTACTTCAATATTTGTGTTGAGCAACATTCGACTTAGATCAACACACTCATGAA belongs to Heliomicrobium gestii and includes:
- a CDS encoding rubredoxin-like domain-containing protein produces the protein MYRCSVCGYIHDGDHSPHVCPKCGVASDMFHEIDEPTKALILRSRKTNELHLNVMAQLTSIMELVRQGIDDDLDANCVKIFSRVHSNAHESIQSIKAELQAHMNRSKWG
- a CDS encoding hybrid sensor histidine kinase/response regulator — its product is MRTIVLKRKPKEHKKVLYQILHSLGDHCLIVDKEGHVIERIPHDVQEGNIPFLSREKIQDLFPDKIANDLLAVIENVITTKRSDFFESTLVTTDKDLTYKVYIVLFQHNKAICLFHDITNCMLKEDKISEQNKYLQLLHDTAIDIMANVSLKERYVAILDKVTRFIDTDHGFIALWEPTRQEYIIAHAIGSHTQHIGLPLGHPLLDDELEKGEIKYCQRPSIPTHSEHPDVSWVKSYALIPLHFNKQLIGLIGISFVTEGERIGREEMEWLEGVGRLSSIAVNNACLYERLQVELNRVKRMEEENRLSEKKQRAIINVLPDLFMLIHRNGIVADCKIPEGFPTMLTENYCKGKHYLKILEDFKMTNHKEIFDEAITKGKPILLHYDIFVGEKHCQREGRLIPDGDAVVLSIRDITDQRNNEERLRRYQKMEAVGTLTGGIAHEFNNMLAIITGFTELNLEMVPAGTVLHDNNKKIMATCLRAKDLIQRMLTFSRQTDAKRELVRLSNMVKETMEFVRMILPTNISVRIKLDQSGDDFVWVDPVQIHQLIVNLCANAEHAMRKQGGELTIALQIIEHRHNDASRIEVPPGEYVKLSISDTGSGIDHTIKERIFDPFFTTKRSGEGSGMGLAVVHGIVAEHGGAITVESHHGLGASFHVFFPRVSGNNRLDGVMSVSEYEREIAGKKKKGAVLFVDDEELIVDYGVKMLETLGYAVTPTTSAREALQLFRIDPYKYDAVVTDQTMPDITGDKLSCELLKIRPDVPIVLCTGFSYSVNEMRANSLGIKAFLEKPLLKNELETVLNKLLTAREA